The genomic stretch CCTCCGTATGGTGCAATAGACcttagctgttggtcgcctctTCCAATTAGCGAACCataccaatttttaaattatttttttatggctaagttctaacaacccgtatctcaaaatttgaccgGTCTGAGCTAACATTGCTATATaatactgttgataaaaaataaaattcaagcaaaaaacaggtctttgtttgcaaatgtatgcttctttttcagttttatgtatttttggtttttattttcaattaaaataacatgtaattaaaaaaataaatcgtttttttgctctcctgaaaagtttctatttttgagatacgtgttgttagaacttggccatcgttTTGCTACATGGGCTTCCGAAATTTAAGTGTACATTTCTAATACACATTAGagtatgtaaattttaaattttggaaaatatcttGTTCTCAGGTATGTCTGTATCTATATTTGTTTTGTTTAGATCATtcggttttttttctttctgcaaTTTCGCTGATGTTTCTGCTGGTATCTTCAGGCCAGAGGTGTTGAGGGCTGATTTTATTCCCCTTAAACTTATTCAGGTTGATAGTAAATCGCTGGTTatgttattattgtattttaaaaattgtttgtaactaatttatgagtattttgttttacaaaaaaCAGCTGCATTTCTTCCATTGCAAAAGTAGTGATAGAATTGCATATGATATaagctcgaaaatgaaaaggagacttcgttgatttccactgatttatcaaaataatataatgtgCATTAAATGtgcattaacttccacatagttgagcctaatttCCATTGCAAAAGTAGTGATAGAATTGCATATGATATaagctcgaaaatgaaaaggagacttcgttgatttccactgatttatcaaaataatataatgtgCATTAAATGtgcattaacttccacatagttgagcctaataccattgaacgaatgaTATAAGCTAatatgttaatgaaaattttacgaaaattccATGAGGATTTAGGTGGAAAATTCTATGAATAATTAAGTGGCAAGTGCATCAACTACAGATTAAGCTCTTTGTTTAGTGCATGATGAATACCTGGTTTTAATAAACTGGGAAATACATGTATATGAAGGGGTTAGCTGATATGAGAGCAGAGTGGAGAACATAACTTTTTCAAAATACTGAACTGtatttgagaaataatattttctcaagtTTTAAAGAATTAACCATGTGTACTTCCAAATTTAGTGTCGCTATGAAAATTTGTATATGGTAAATCTTTAGCTAAGGTAATCACAGAATTATTCAtgataaatactattttaaattactatcaaaataaaaaatattgctctcTCTTTGTATTTCATGTGTAGGGTTAGGGTATTTCTGGAGAACCATAGGAGATGCTTCCAATCATTGTATTCAGTCCATTGTggtttaaattttgttgtttctTTCTCTAGGACATAGCTTCCTTGACTTATTCTTTCTTGAGAAAATATCTAAGTTGATTTGTGGTAATTGAACGTAAGTGTGCAGGTTAAGTTGTCAATACTAAAATTATACCATGGGTTTCTCTTTGTTGGATCACAGTCAGCATCGTGATGTTGGTCTGGCACAAATGGGCTGGATACTTCTGTCAAGTGGACGACCTGCAGAAGCGGCCATCATTCTTCATGCAGCCGTTGACCATGCAGCATTCACAATGCCTCCGGAGTCGGAGCCTATAGACCACATTCCTCTGCACACGGCACCACCTGCCACTCACTTGGCGCTTGCAAATGCATATGCTCTCCTGAGTGATTATAACAGGTACATATTTAGTGGTTGACTATTAGAAATCATCATTAAGGTTTTCAATCGTTGGTGTGAAATTCTTTTGGAGACGAAAAACATCATTGAAGCTGTGAGCTTAGCTCCGTTACAAATAAAGTAGCAACATCCCAAGATACCTCATCTCTCCATGGAAAATTTTGACATTGTTCCTGTTTCTTCCAGTCTTTTAATTTACCTTAACCCCCAGTTTTTATGtgtgaacttttttttacttcttctggacattttttctatatttttgtttATGAGCCAAAGGAGTTTAACATCATCATATTTATAAAGTTCATTTCAGTTTGCAAGGTGTAAATTGTTTGTGACTCATGTgtcatttatctgaaaaatttggtttaaaataGTAAGAGGTTTagtttaaattacttttacaCCGATAAATGTGGGAATCTGCTGCCTTTTCAGTGTGGTATAGGAGATTCTTTTGGATTTTATTCCAGTGTATTATTTGTTCAGGTGTTATTTATTCTTTATCTATATCtattctctgttcattttatctttgtggtCGAGCTGGTGTTGTTAAAACAATCGGGGTCACCTCTGTCACGTTAACattgtgaatctgctcgtggagcattATTGCCAAATCTCAAACCTCATGTGTTCTCCTTGTTTGTCTTTAAGTATTCCTTTCACTGACGGTGTCTCATTCagtgcggtagctgacaatgtcatgggcttctgtgaagggATTATCCTAAATATCCTCCAAATGAGTTGGTGTATTGTCTCGACGGTGTTGTTTTCTGTGgtaaagtagggcggctatgtacatttggcaacgttaagttcgctcctcctctctcgaTACTACCATTACCACTTTAGTGAAACTTTCCGAGAGTGTCCGGTCTCTCATGAAAGCTTacccgtaaatataaagtgaataGATTATGGAAATATTCAATACATATAAATGCATTTCAATGAACCAGCTTCCCACCACTTCCCATTGGAAGTTAAGGACCGCTTCTTGAACTTTGTTGTTGTTTGCGAGTTTTTGACCTCCCTAGTCTTTTTTGAGGGCCAGAAAGAGATGATGGTTACGGGGTATGATATCCGGACTGTAAGGTAGTTGATCAATTACCTTCCATCCAAATTGCTCGATGAGTGACAGTGTTTTGTGGAACGCATAGAGACGTGCATTGTTCTGGTGCAATGGAATGCCTTTTTTGAACCTGCCTCGTTGTCTGTTCTGGATTTGTTCAAAGTTTGTGCATGGTCTTTGAGTATCTCTCGGAGTTAATTTTTGTACCCTGAGCCATGAAATTGAACAGCAGGATACCTTTTCTGTCCCAGAAGACAGAGGCTCTGATCTTGCCCTCTGATTTTTCATGCTTAAACTTTTTAGGTTTTGGAGAGTCtgcattttttcattgctttgacTGTTCCTTCATCTCTGGTGTGTAGTCTCTGGTGTGTAGTAATGGGCCCAAGTTTCATCTCCTGTGTTCAATGGGTCAAGAAAGTCTTCACCTTCCTCTTCAAAGCTGGCGAGAAAATACTGGGCACACTTGATGCACTTCCACTTGTGTTCCTCAGTCTGTATTTTTGGGACCCATCTGGCCGACACCTTGTGGTTCTCCaggttattgaaaaaaatagagtgaaTAGTCTCTGCAACACTCACTCTCCAGTTTTTTTGGCCAGTTTGTTGAGGGTTTGCAGGTGGTCCACAAGCATAAGCCCCTCCTGTCTCCTCACAGTTTCTTCCATTTGCAACCACCTGCTGCTGTGCTCCTTTTCATGAGCGATTAGGCAGCCACTAGTAAATTCTCTACACCACTTCTGCTCATTTTTTACATCCATGCACTTCGGACTAAACACATCTTCCAATtggcaatgaatttcaatgggtGCAACCTTCTTCACATGCAAAAACTTGTATGTAATGACAGACCTCAGTTTGCATTTGGCGGAAGAAGCAATCGGGACATCCATCATGAATGGGTGCTGCACTGATAACCAGCTTACTAGTGAAGTACTGTTTATGCGATGGGCAGGAGGAAGGACCAACAAACATGACAGGGTAGTCAGATTTCATGTAGCACTGCATGCACTTACCTTACTTTTCATATGGCCCTTGTATCTAAGTAGTGCATTATAAGAAAGTATTGGGTTGGGAATATTGAAGAGTGTGTTGGAAAATATTAAGTGAAATGTTTTATTGTTGCTTTTTTCCCTATCTTTGCAGGTCCTTGGCATGCTATGACAATGCATTGAAACTGCAGCCCAGCTTGAAAGTTGCTCAGTTGGGACGCCATTCAGTTCTCTGTCAACAGAAGTTGGAAAAAGCACTCATTAATATGGTGGAGTGAGTATTTAAGGTTCATCTTTCGAAgatagttaaaattaattttttaactacattattattgacaaaaaatgtgTTGGCTTATTTCAAGGAGAGGAAAAGATATATATAAAGAAGGATAAGATATGGGGAACAGTAAATTTGGATGAGCATGAATTCATTGTCTCTTAAAATTACAGCAAGCTCACAGTTTTCTATATCTTAGAGATCATATAGAAgactcaattttttctttataaaactCTCATGCTACATATCCAAAAAAACGTGGAACTGTGGAAGTGATAAATAGtgtagaaaacaataaatttccctACCTTTTAATGCCAGTATTAAGATAGCAGAGTGGGAAATGCCAGCAATAAATtctggtattttttattatatatagttGTGCGCGCCTTGTTTGACATTCCTGTTTTACTTTAATATCTAGTTTCTTATTTGATATGGTTGACATTTGTTGTTAGAAAGTATATAATGTTTTTAGAAAACTTAAATGCACTTTATGTTGGGAAAGGTAAATCGCTAATTGCAACAATGTAGAGTTTTCTCTCTCATAGTGGCTAAGTTAGCATAACCGTTTATTCTGCAGTTCTGCAAACGGAACCAGTATCTCGGAATACgctagaatagtttaaggattagtATTCTGTGGGTGaggtaatcgaaatgaaatttcatttaattaaaaaaactatattcgTGGTATAACGATACAAGTTCACAAAGCAACACAACGAAAGAGTCTTGAACATGTGACCAGATCGACGCCTTCTCCATCAGAGTAGTCGAGGCCGCAGGTATGTCTCTCGCTCCGCACAACCTGATACACAGAGAGAACGTAGGCGAGTGAGAGCTGGTCAGTCAGTCTGCCGTCGAGCAGCATGTGACGTGGCCCGAAGACAGTTGCGCAGCGATATTCGAACAATAGTTCTGACAAACAATGGTGAGATATTTAAGTTTTGACCTATTATTATTCTGGTCTAACTTGTGACTGCAATCCTTTTGGACCCTAGGATTTGACATCATCATGCCTATTATCATCTAAATAGTAGATCTTGGAGCGAGGGAGATGCAGACTTGTATCCTAGTTTAGCCAAAATTTTCCCTGGGTAAAAATAGCTTTCCACCCATGTGCATGACTGTGTAAGAAGTTGATTGTTTATTGTTGTATGTTGGGAAAGGTAAATTGATAATTGCAACAATGTAGAGTTTTCTCTCTCATAGTGGCTAAGTTAGCATAACCTCTGTTCTCTGTGCCATAATGTGAACTTGAAGTGCTCGCAACTTGTTCCTGAAATCCAGTCTaaagtttttcttggagaaatATGACTTGGCGGAGAAACtgctaataaataaatgaataatattttttgagattgctcacatgcatttttatttaatgcaaacATGAGTttatgatgtaatttttttcaatgccctTGTTTTTTGATTAAATGACTTTGCTGTTAGCCCAAGTATATTGTGCTTCTCAATGTGCATGTTTTTTCACAGCTCATTACGAGATATGTTGGTGGAATTACAAGAGTACCATAAGAAGCAAGAAGAGTGGTTAAAATTGCAGGAGAAGCTTCTTTGGGAGCAGGCTCCATTGGAAGTTAGACTGATGAACTATGGGCAAGACAAAATTCTTTCAGCTGGTTCAGGTAATGATAATGGTCATTGAAATTGTCTTGCTTATAATATTAAGAATCTTACGTTGataaattaatgctaaaataaaattggcGTGTGAAGTTTTCATAGCTGTGATCCTTAATATATATCTAAGATGATATGTCATCCTGTATCAGGATCTGATGTTACATTTCCCCAATCACATCACAAATTTTTGACTTTTCTAACCTCATTTTTCACATCTCTCTGAAGAATGGCTCTCTTAAAGTCTTactatgcaaatatattttttcctttttctggaTCTTACTTTTGCACTGTGAGTAAAATACCCTACATAGCGTTTCAATTGAGCTGCTATCTATTGCCATTTCTTGTCTCTTAAGGACAGCCAGTGATGTTTATTGTGAATGTGGGAAAACTTTTGTATTGGAAGCACGGGTTTAATATAGCCTATTTTGTGAGGAAAGTCTTCCTGtatatttcattgtatatttGATGTATgtctttcattccatttttcaattttcgtgTGAATTAGTCTTCCTCTCTGGGGATTTTGGTAAAAAATGGaacttcataattttatttccaatgaatATTTCATCGGGGTTGTCTTTCATTGCAGGCCATAATAAAAATTGCATCCATCATCAGAAAGAGGGCCATATGATCCTTAGTTGTGATCTGGAAGCATCGCACACCCTTGAAACTGATATAACTCTTAGTTTGCAGCTTCTAATGAAGAATGTTGTGAATCAGGTATATTAAACCTTATCTCATCTTCATTCTTGCTTTGCCAATGTAAATGAGAACTTAAAACCTACTCGATGCTTTATTGCAATGTTATAGAAAACTTTATAAGAATTTCCTCTCCACTTGCTGACGTACTCATTGTGTTGGGGACTCCTTATTGcacatcacaaaaataaaaatctgcatTTGCTTGAAATAAGGTGTGTATAAAGGTATTCATAATGAATAGAAAAGGTCTAACCTTTCGCTGGAATATTAAATGCTGGGGTTCtgtaagttgatgatgtcatgacCTCTTGCGGAATGGGTCACCTCCTTTCAGGTACTCTTCAGCCTCTTTCATTGGCCCCACAAATTTTTTGTCGTTATAACTTTTTGGAGTGATTCCTCCTCGTCATCCTTTTTCTCTTACCCCCATCTTCAGGCATTCTTTTGATAAAAATCGTTCCAAGTGTACCCTCGGGGACACGGCTTTTTCTTTTCTCATGACATTAGttgtaattttgataaaatatttgttatcctTAAGTGTAgcttaagatttttattttgcctCTCAAGAAGCACTTTTCCTTGAACAAGTTTATCATATGAAACTCTAATGATGTCACCTACTGATGAAAAGTAGGTGGCAACTTTCTGATTTCCGACTTCTAAATGTACTTTGTTGGATTAgtaaatgactttattaaaaaaaaactagaaaaatactGGGTTTCACTCAACCCGCACATGTTAATACCACAGGTTTTAAAGtattaataagtgattattttatcCATATTCCAGGCCAAAAAAATCAGTAGTGCCATGTTCCACGGTATAGGCAAAAGGAGAGAGATGATGTCTCTGAGCTTGAATGAAGATAATCCTCTCAATTTGGACCCAAGCGAGAGTCAAGTTTACTTTTCATCTTTGGAGTCGAAGGAATCACCACGGCCAGAGGAAGAAGACGTGATGGAATTCACGCTGAAGCAGTTGGACGAGAGCACCCTGACGGACCACGTGACGTGGGAAGACGTGGAGCACCTCATGGCGGAAGGGCAGAAGACTGGGGCGTCCATTTCAGTGTGCCCATTGCCCAAGCAGAGGACAGTGGAACCGTACATATGCACACCTATCAGTACAAATCCCAAAGGAGCCCAATCATTTAAGTGGCAGGAAAATGGTGGGTAGATCACTTTAAAGTGTCTCTCCTTGAGGCTTTTGCGGTGCTGGATTGTAGTTCTCTACATAGTTTAAATAGTCTCGGGGTTAGCCGTGTCAAAGtctattttttatgatgtttcgTGGCCTATGTGGCCATATCTgcagatcaggtctgagtgctGATGGATGGAAATGGCCCTCTATGAATATCATCCTTAGGTTGGCCTACCAGTGACGGAACCAATCTTCATTGCAGACCTTGATCTGGAAAAAGCACATCAAATGGAGGTCTTCGATGCTGATTGATCACACTACTGGTAGGACACCGTGAGGATGATAAATATAGAGGGCCATTTCTATCCATCGGCTGTTAGACCTGATCTTAAGATTTGGCCAGCATAGGCTACGAAACGTCAGCAAAAAATAGACATCAACACAGCTTACCTGGAAACTATGGAGAGAACCattttaaagtgaataaaaatattcatgcttCATGTGCCAGAAAGAAATGGCATCTATGGTACAGTTATTACCATGCTGGTGACACTCCTGATGAAAAGTGGCTTGTTTTTGAGGCTGTGGTGAAAGTCGGAACTAAGTGGCAGCACTTGCACTCCACCAAGGCAGACAACATTATGGCATTGAATTCCGTGCAAATTAAGGATAGATCTTTGGAGAATAAATAGGATTCCAGAGAAATAAGGCCAAATCtggttatttttaattcaataattactCCTGCTTGTGAGCTGTAAAAGCTTACACAGGGATACTAAGACTCCTGTAAATTAATAtcgtgaatagggtagtttccttcgtcatagaaaacaaaaggcattgcttgcgatttgTTAACTACCATTAgtacattcataatatacaaattatttggttttgagAAATCCCAGTgtggacgaatgttaatggcctattttaacctcatttgataaaggcggacatgcgatgccactccacgttggAGTCATTGGGGTCCAGATactgtacgagtagtcaggagttttacatcgtctaagattaccaatgcatgcatgtggcacagagctcagggaaacatctattaattatcacctattaaaattgcctatggttggaaagtttccttcgtttgatagggtatgaatactccttatttaagccaagggctacctgctagcagggtactctatgctaccgccatgcttggcagcaagtagtctgcatcgtagcggccaGCATTCACAGCCTGgtacccaggtggcctcacacagccacagccagatgtcacacgggcttgATAGACCCCACAATGCTTGCCTATATAATGAAGCGTACATATatgaaaggttattttagaggttttttttagatttcagagcAGTTTCCAGGAGCAAATTCATTATGTATTAAATAGGAACATAATACATcatcaaattttaaaagatgtgaaattctcacttttcatattattttttcttacaaaatttctattttttattaactttaatctagTTTCTttgagccagaatagcgtcaaaatccatttctgggcatgcaatttcctaaaattttgcaTCTCCTGCATCTCCAGTATCTCCTGGTAAGGCTCCATTATGAGTCCCAGCCAAgagcccccaatcaccccaaacCACTCGTGGAGAAGAatatggcatgatgaagacataAGTCATTAGGTTTAGAACAAAAGGTTTAGAGGAAGTGAATCGGACAGAGAGGAATGAAGAATATTTCGTGAAACATGCTTCCACAAAGAAGATAAAATTGAACGATTTCAAATTAAGGTGAAGTAATTTACCACCTGTATTTAAGTTATGCAACTGAGTTAACGTCCCGCCCTTGCTATTTGTTTGTTACTAAGTATGCATCTTCAACCGACTTGTGCAAGGATggtaactttaatgaaatgaaaaatgtgtaaagatacttagtggactgtattaacaaATAGATGTGGATCACATCCCAGAATAGATGCTTCTCGGCTGATGGCACGTCGAACACTGACCCTTGTCTCTGTCTCTGAGCGTGCAGCCCTCGTACTAAGTCATGTCACCCTAGGGCCTCCACCCCTGACCCCACTGAAGGCCCCTAACCCAGTCCTCCACTCATAGATCCATCATCGCGacctccactcaccccaaccctaaggtccaaacACTATCATTACCAATAGCAGACTGACACACGATACACTtgccatattttaaaattacacacAAAAACCTTGTGACAAAATTCTAAGTTTTCTGTTAGTATTGCAGCTTGCCATTTACTTCTTAACAGAATCTTTTTGTGcagagaaaaatgaaagggtTGACTTTTTGGAGCCATACCCCTCTCTACTCCCTCATGGGACACAGCTTCGTGGCATTTCAAATGTCGATGAAAATAAAGCAAACAAGCTCCTTCCTCACCCATAATATCGACACTGTGAATTAACTTCGTGTTTGGAAATAAATTACATGCTAAAGAACTCAATTTCATACTTTTGACGTGTGAATGACTTGTGTAAACAAACCGCACCACATACAAACCATGGATTGACTACAAGTGTCCTAACTGCTCGTAGTTCATTAAAATTCTGCAGCCTCAAAAATTCACCACCGTAACTGAGCAGTTGGCATAAGAAGTGTCTCTGGCATGTTTATCATTCATTAGAATTCAGAGATGGAGAAGAGGGTGGGTTTACTACTGCTCTTGGGGCAATTTAACACATGAAGCAATTCTGGAAATTTCTTGTCCCACTCTTAGTAAGACATCGTTAGATTAGGCAATTCTCACGTGATATTTTTCAGAATGCATAATTTTAGTGCAAATGTGCGAATCCGTGCCTGATAGCATAGGTTATTgtgttgataatttttattaaatattacttgGTTTGTAATTCATGTGGTATTGTTCTGAACGTCCTGCACCAAGTCTTTCTTGTTCAGGAATCTCTGCTTTACTTGGTTCAGTAACCCTTTTTGCTTCTTCTTGGCAGCATTTCTTTGCTTTGACTATTGAGAGTCTATTGTGATACATTGTTGGAGTTTGcatattccataaatatttctaTGTAGAATTTGGCCATTTTTAGTGTAGACACATGTTTTATTTAGTTAACCCAGGTTTCTCATATTTTACTCAGTTAATCTTGTGGAAAATTAAGTACGTAATATGCTTATGCTCTCCCATATCAGATTTGGCTCGACCTTTCACCCCTTTTACTTTCTCAAggtattatgtatgtatttgcaGTTATTACATAacatattaaatgcattactagatttttcttttattttgattgtttatTCATTGTGGAATTAGAGCTTTCATTTCTGATTTATTTTCCAACTGGTTGACTGTTAATGCATGTTGaactttctttttcttctctttcaatttctctaTAATCCCTCTCCCATTAAAATCTCCCCATAGCTTTTTGTTCTTTTTTGAGTATTTTATCACTAACTTTGCCTTGTTGCATACAACTCACGTCAATCAGCTCAAAAGTGACTACTTATGTGTATATGTACTATTCGATAGGTTTATCAGCATTTATCATCTATTCATAATatgctattaaaattttccatttttttcatgattcagTCATCTTTACCTTATTCTCTTCTTGGATATGTTTTTCAGTGTGCCTTATCTGATTTATGTATCTGTTTTCCTCCTTCATCCCTggatattgctgataaatttttctagtaattttctttttatgattGCCATATATAAGCATATGTGGTAACTTAATCGATTCTCTCATTTCTTTGCTTATCATCTGTTATGCACTAAAATAGCCTTTGCCCATTTTGAATCCTCATATGTAATTTAAGAACAGGTGCATGAGCTGAATGGAGCCATGCAATCAGCTATCGATATgcctattttgaatttttattttggaatctttatcaaatttttcctgtagttccttgtaatattttaaatgtgttcTTTAGTTAGCACTTTAGTGTTCTTCATGAACAAATGACTGTGTTGCTATTTGCTGATGAATAAATTTCTCTTCTGCAGCCAATAATAAGGATTGACACCTCACCACCACCTCTACACTAGAATTTCAAGTTCAGCCCGATCAACAGGCCCTGTTTGGTCGTGTTGTCTATCAGAAGTATTTGTCATCTGTGTGGATCACTGTTGTAACCTCCAAAGAGTAGTGATATGGCCTATGTATGGTCA from Ischnura elegans chromosome 7, ioIscEleg1.1, whole genome shotgun sequence encodes the following:
- the LOC124162351 gene encoding tetratricopeptide repeat protein 17, producing the protein MKNLVVTVLLCINTLLLINVECTMHWAVTENGRIEAQVNSVFHLRRPYDLIAFMEQETRLHTLDEIYHDLLTRKSAFDRKWVGLDSSSGEVGLDRSGGLRGFNAGDLEARLYAKDPDCVGAGGKPLSLSHLFPGSAGISSLMRDEMRLENNLKPVPDGDEYTNELPDCESSYQLDLSMQAFEHLLGLKERVNLSMEPEPSLESAFLYHLRKSPIYMERLEEWPKDEEEEVSIPEEKAHPDDPSTTPPKPQKRKFQPSKNINHFGKKVGMALARNSTSWPLHNLASLFWRIVGDAPRAIECARRAVHLSPSQHRDVGLAQMGWILLSSGRPAEAAIILHAAVDHAAFTMPPESEPIDHIPLHTAPPATHLALANAYALLSDYNRSLACYDNALKLQPSLKVAQLGRHSVLCQQKLEKALINMVDSLRDMLVELQEYHKKQEEWLKLQEKLLWEQAPLEVRLMNYGQDKILSAGSGHNKNCIHHQKEGHMILSCDLEASHTLETDITLSLQLLMKNVVNQAKKISSAMFHGIGKRREMMSLSLNEDNPLNLDPSESQVYFSSLESKESPRPEEEDVMEFTLKQLDESTLTDHVTWEDVEHLMAEGQKTGASISVCPLPKQRTVEPYICTPISTNPKGAQSFKWQENANNKD